In Oryza glaberrima chromosome 8, OglaRS2, whole genome shotgun sequence, the following are encoded in one genomic region:
- the LOC127781908 gene encoding phosphatidylinositol 4-kinase gamma 6-like: MAVAVPDHTFNNGYSSKNQIEGRSLSWKRVFVQTDKGSVLGIELERGENAHTVKKKLQLALNIPTEESSLTCGDQLLNNDLSYICNDSPLLLTRNHMHRSCSTPCLSPNGKDVQHCDDSRVIEIVGCTSPSARMKQLVDDIVWGIEKGIEPVAISSGMGGAYYFRDMWGEHAAIVKPTDEEPFGPNNPKGFVGKSLGLPGLKKSVRVGETGSREVAAYLLDHKNFANVPPTMLVKITHSVFHMNEGVDYKTKSSDNKTQAFSKLASLQEFIPHDYDASDHGTSSFPVSAVHRIGILDIRIFNTDRHAGNILVRKLYNDASRFETQTELIPIDHGLCLPESLEDPYFEWIHWPQASIPFSEEDLEYITNLDPIKDAEMLRMELHTIHEASLRVLVLSTTFLKEAAACGFCLSEIGEMMSRQFTRKEEEPSDLEVLCMEARNWVEEREWLLPHADFEGEDDNESTQFDLDSEDDSTTFEASFSNNIRPIKGNSRDPPSKLAEVNEYVDEDDKNEFNKDDVGTCTSPITTWTPSTSNLSISSNELSFSGRRKSHSGVAKNKVTSKINSNSYSGNHSAKEKLPHNSSFAKLSDLSANKWSPFLEKFQDLLQSMFQDRKQTAGRNPWLTQRLGTSCQF; this comes from the coding sequence ATGGCTGTTGCAGTTCCGGATCACACATTCAACAATGGTTACTCCTCAAAGAATCAAATTGAGGGGAGATCACTTAGTTGGAAGCGTGTGTTTGTCCAAACTGACAAAGGCTCTGTCTTGGGCATTGAATTGGAGCGAGGAGAAAATGCACACACCGTAAAAAAGAAGCTGCAGTTAGCGCTTAATATTCCCACTGAAGAGAGTTCACTGACATGTGGTGATCAACTTTTGAACAATGATCTCAGCTACATTTGCAATGACTCTCCATTGCTTCTCACTAGGAATCACATGCACAGAAGTTGCTCCACACCTTGCCTCTCTCCAAATGGAAAGGATGTTCAACACTGTGATGATAGTAGAGTCATTGAAATCGTGGGGTGCACAAGCCCTTCTGCAAGAATGAAGCAGTTAGTTGATGATATTGTTTGGGGAATTGAAAAAGGCATCGAACCAGTAGCTATCAGCAGTGGGATGGGTGGTGCCTACTATTTCCGAGACATGTGGGGTGAGCATGCTGCAATAGTTAAGCCAACTGATGAGGAACCATTTGGTCCAAACAATCCTAAAGGTTTTGTAGGGAAGTCTCTTGGACTACCAGGTCTTAAAAAATCAGTGCGTGTTGGTGAAACAGGGTCCCGAGAGGTTGCCGCATATCTTCTAGATCACAAGAATTTTGCAAATGTACCTCCCACTATGCTGGTAAAGATCACCCATAGCGTGTTCCATATGAATGAGGGTGTTGACTATAAAACAAAGTCTAGTGACAACAAAACACAAGCTTTTAGCAAGCTTGCGTCTTTGCAAGAGTTTATTCCTCATGACTATGATGCTAGTGACCATGGTACATCAAGCTTTCCTGTCTCTGCTGTTCATAGGATTGGTATACTTGATATTAGAATCTTCAACACAGACAGACATGCAGGAAATATACTTGTTAGGAAGCTTTATAATGATGCTAGCAGATTTGAAACACAAACAGAACTTATTCCTATTGATCATGGCCTTTGTCTTCCAGAAAGCTTAGAGGACCCTTACTTTGAGTGGATCCATTGGCCACAAGCATCTATTCCTTTCTCCGAGGAAGATCTTGAGTACATTACGAACCTAGACCCTATAAAAGATGCTGAAATGCTTCGCATGGAGCTGCATACGATCCATGAGGCAAGTCTTAGGGTGTTGGTTCTCTCAACAACATTTCTTAAGGAAGCTGCGGCTTGTGGCTTTTGCTTGTCTGAGATAGGAGAGATGATGAGCAGGCAATTCACTAGGAAAGAAGAGGAGCCAAGTGATCTTGAGGTTTTGTGCATGGAGGCAAGGAATTGGGTTGAGGAAAGAGAGTGGCTGCTTCCACACGCTGATTTTGAAGGAGAGGATGACAATGAGTCCACTCAGTTTGATCTCGATTCTGAGGATGATTCAACTACATTTGAAGCATCATTTTCCAACAATATCAGGCCTATCAAAGGTAATTCTAGGGATCCACCATCAAAATTAGCTGAAGTAAATGAATATGTGGATGAAGATGACAAAAATGAGTTCAACAAGGATGATGTGGGAACCTGCACAAGTCCAATTACTACTTGGACTCCTTCCACCTCAAACTTGTCCATTTCGTCCAATGAACTTAGCTTCAGTGGAAGACGCAAATCTCATAGTGGCGTCGCGAAGAACAAGGTTACTTCTAAAATTAACAGCAATAGTTATAGTGGCAATCATAGTGCCAAGGAGAAGCTCCCTCACAACTCCAGCTTCGCAAAGTTATCAGACTTGAGTGCCAACAAATGGAGCCCATTCCTTGAGAAGTTCCAGGATCTGCTCCAGAGCATGTTCCAAGATCGAAAGCAAACTGCAGGCCGCAACCCATGGCTGACGCAGAGGCTAGGCACTTCTTGCCAATTTTAA
- the LOC127781909 gene encoding uncharacterized protein LOC127781909, with product MLTTSSHSRHHHAFERSPNHSMMKNIADRNKHDLLQSAMNHAASKYMQRIYPLGIQRSSSNLTLSSLSLSQNSNDSSLSSSNSSWEPKVPLLYGGTFSPWGDVLVSLERRREEDDDKVSDHDVEGGEEDFDCSEPGSLHRCSWITKNSDEAYVQFHDECWGVPVYNDNRLFELLALSGMLIDHNWTEILKRRDMYREAFADFDPSTVAKMDENDVAEISGNKELKLAECRVRCIIENAKCIQKVAKEFGSFSGYIWGHVNHRPTVGRYKHHKYIPFRTPKSEGVSKDLVRRGFRLVGPVIVYSFMQASGIVIDHLVDCFRFPECLHLADRSWGITNVAA from the exons ATGCTCACCACATCATCACATAGCAGGCACCACCATGCATTTGAGAGGAGCCCCAACCACAGCATGATGAAGAACATAGCAGACAGGAACAAGCATGATCTTCTTCAGAGTGCCATGAACCATGCAGCAAGCAAGTACATGCAGAGGATCTACCCTCTGGGGATCCAGAGGAGCAGCTCCAACCTCACACTCTCATCACTCTCCCTGTCACAGAACTCCAATGATTCTTCACTCAGCAGCTCAAACTCTAGCTGGGAGCCCAAGGTGCCCCTGCTGTATGGTGGCACATTTAGCCCCTGGGGTGATGTGCTTGTGTCcctggagaggaggagggaagaagatgatgacaaGGTTAGTGATCATGATGTTGAGGGGGGAGAAGAGGATTTTGATTGCAGTGAGCCTGGGAGCTTGCATAGGTGCAGCTGGATCACCAAGAACAGTG ATGAGGCGTACGTTCAGTTCCACGACGAGTGCTGGGGTGTCCCAGTGTACAACGACAA CCGTCTGTTCGAGCTGCTTGCGTTGTCAGGCATGCTCATCGACCACAACTGGACTGAGATACTCAAGAGAAGAGACATGTACAG GGAAGCGTTCGCGGACTTCGATCCCAGCACGGTGGCGAAGATGGACGAGAACGACGTCGCGGAGATCAGCGGCAACAAGGAGCTCAAGCTGGCCGAGTGCAGGGTCCGGTGCATCATCGAGAACGCCAAATGCATTCAGAAG GTGGCGAAGGAGTTTGGGTCGTTCAGCGGATACATATGGGGGCACGTGAACCACCGGCCGACGGTGGGGAGGTACAAGCACCACAAGTACATCCCGTTCCGGACGCCCAAGTCAGAGGGGGTGAGCAAGGACCTCGTCCGCCGCGGCTTCCGCCTCGTTGGCCCCGTCATCGTCTACTCCTTCATGCAGGCCTCCGGCATCGTCATCGACCACCTCGTCGACTGCTTCCGCTTCCCTGAATGCCTCCACCTCGCCGACCGCTCCTGGGGCATTACCAACGTCGCTGCCTaa